A region from the Pectinophora gossypiella chromosome 29, ilPecGoss1.1, whole genome shotgun sequence genome encodes:
- the LOC126379688 gene encoding uncharacterized protein LOC126379688, which produces MEVENQYSSYEVAENKDPNYGDFLGSPDQDPSDKRQRKQLGARKQWDDYEEYAGSGGPGGPIGPGPMIPEAAMGPGPGPGGGGYGPPGPGRSGFGPGGPPGYRPPGPPDYRNGPPLGMGQYGPGNGPNMGGPGPGYGPYQGGPPGPRYGPGPGQMGQGGPGGGIPDYANGPMGPRGGPMGLPPGGPMGPMQGGPVGPMQGGPMVPPPGPDYQRVHPEIRYNYGDPNNDPNGPSPQFIPRSPPNRPGMARQGPSFNPGNYGQPPGSSGPGYDYGEGPTPDHGYTPGEPQLQYTDLYGPDANGQNIGPEYGQGGPQYGPGGSQYNPGGPQYGPGEPQYGTDGPQYGPGGPQYGPGGPQYGPGGPQYGPGEPQDQSIYRVSPPGYGPPPGLGGQFNQHSPPGYGPGPDHNQHKNPGKPGPKNYGSGGPYGGNLANPYTTPKKPPASKRGAKTTTKAVARNKAAKNVTQSKKPIKVKEKPTPPKPFTTTATSASIKYKTTTVDPDVTEDPFEEYKDYDPLGTTKGFEGMDSKTTRERQTETPSTRSEAERLSSLVDSFDLHPKFAFINDYHKMKKEKKLGIFTNFVVHVMDILAKKDIDFVDRILMSFTNVYEKYYNNGELSALGEPAGRMAMDYLWDITIHYQEDPRDVFKVLFTAVSDRMAYLPDDVNIYLTFLDSLFTHDDEQDILDVVHSLYEYPNNPKMTCDIITENMINKVYVHKVKQLAGTPKINILTVSLNTMLTNRFGGNIKITTQKVPKKYRRMNYETTVRVRTTSNPIILQNATSFSLYTYLKNITLHSNLTSNSTSTSNSNATSNSSSTPNSALTSNSTSKLNSTLTSNSTSTSNSSSNSTSCTWPQQKQILTSAINNTVDRLGNNFKFVLKVNNTRKELLESNGDDFDEGSSSGLDLAAALTGTRRLLEPRRSRHHRTKQRSHRYRPRNRHKHTHQHRNTQKHHKHEHTKSQNHERKRPNIHKQVRDKIHKYEKLMERLERGTREAHLKPDPYSVISKEDLRHHHRKKHHSKRRHKRRNRHHGRKHRNWRREVKGAKLSKLDLSESEDASSEPEMFGTKRFSVVPKHDKPDETPPPKPAEPPKAQRYKFMNPALRRPANLGKKPENPESLKEAKREGSYKQGIYVKPVKPPDNKSNEDSLLDLDNDDDASASASTFNQKNDARKMGIKLKRRRRRAAGFTTTTSAEKIRYPIDENRYNVIKLNDLKVSKKTNASAALKYIKRNILRKIKQLSRGLVANFKKLAKNLSVPSNESDEYQIGKSNMFKALGNLNYLTDITNSPATVSITPVNLYPD; this is translated from the exons ACAAACGTCAGAGGAAACAGTTGGGGGCTCGTAAACAGTGGGATGATTATGAAGAGTATGCAGGTTCTGGAGGTCCCGGAGGTCCTATAGGTCCGGGACCTATGATCCCTGAAGCAGCCATGGGTCCAG gaCCTGGCCCCGGTGGGGGAGGATATGGGCCTCCAGGCCCAGGGCGGTCAGGGTTTGGACCAGGTGGTCCCCCCGGATACCGTCCTCCCGGACCTCCAGACTACAGGAATGGTCCGCCTctag GGATGGGACAATATGGCCCAGGGAATGGACCAAACATGGGAGGTCCTGGACCTGGATATGGACCATATCAGGGCGGACCACCAGGGCCAAGATATGGACCTGGTCCAGGCCAGATGGGCCAAGGCGgtccag GTGGAGGCATACCGGACTACGCTAATGGACCAATGGGGCCACGGGGTGGACCTATGGGCCTTCCTCCAGGTGGACCTATGGGTCCTATGCAGGGTGGGCCAGTAGGTCCTATGCAGGGTGGGCCAATGGTGCCACCTCCAGGTCCAGATTATCAAAGAGTTCACCCTGAAATAAGATACAATTACGGGGACCCTAATAATGACCCTAATGGACCAAGTCCTCAGTTCATACCGAGAAGTCCTCCAAATAGACctg GTATGGCGAGACAAGGTCCATCATTTAACCCAGGAAACTATGGACAACCTCCCGGGAGCAGTGGCCCAGGATACGACTACGGAGAAGGGCCTACTCCAGACCACGGGTACACGCCAG gCGAACCTCAGTTACAGTATACTGATCTTTATGGCCCCGACGCTAATGGACAGAACATTGGACCAGAATACGGTCAAGGTGGACCACAATATGGTCCAGGTGGATCTCAGTATAATCCAGGTGGACCGCAATATGGTCCAGGTGAACCACAGTATGGTACAGATGGACCACAGTATGGTCCAGGTGGACCACAATATGGTCCAGGTGGACCACAATATGGTCCAGGTGGTCCCCAATATGGTCCAGGTGAACCACAAGATCAATCTATCTACAGAGTTTCACCGCCAGGTTATGGGCCGCCACCAGGATTAGGAG GACAATTCAACCAACATTCTCCACCTGGTTACGGACCTGGTCCAGACCATAACCAGCACAAAAACCCTGGAAAACCTGGTCCAAAGAACTACGGTTCCGGAGGACCTTATGGCGGGAACCTTGCCAATCCTTACACCACCCCGAAGAAACCTCCAGCCAGCAAGCGTGGTGCTAAGACCACGACAAAAGCTGTTGCCAGAAACAAAG CTGCGAAAAACGTGACGCAGTCTAAAAAGCCGATCAAAGTCAAAGAGAAACCAACACCTCCCAAGCCTTTTACCACCACTGCCACCTCTGCcagcataaaatataaaacgacCACAGTGGACCCTGATGTAACAGAAGATCCATTTGAGGAGTACAAAGATTACGACCCTTTGGGGACCACTAAAGGTTTCGAAGGGATGGACAGTAAAACTACAAGAGAAAGGCAGACCGAAACTCCATCGACGAGGAGCGAAGCTGAAAGATTGTCTAGTTTAGTAGATT CGTTCGACCTCCACCCCAAGTTCGCGTTCATCAATGACTACCATAAAATGAAGAAAGAGAAGAAGCTCGGTATATTCACCAATTTTGTGGTGCATGTCATGGACATTCTGGCGAAGAAGGACATAGATTTCGTGGATAGAATTTTGATGAGCTTCACGAATGTTTATGAGAA ATACTACAACAATGGCGAGTTGTCGGCTCTAGGGGAGCCAGCTGGGCGAATGGCTATGGACTATCTGTGGGATATAACCATCCATTATCAAGAGGATCCGAGGG ATGTATTCAAAGTTCTTTTCACCGCAGTAAGCGACCGGATGGCGTACTTGCCTGATGATGTGAACATATACCTCACCTTTCTCGACAGTCTGTTCACTCATGATGATGAGCAGGATATTCTGGACGTGGTACACAGCCTGTATGAGTACCCAAACAACCCAAAAATGACGTGTGACATTATAACTGAGAACATGATAAATAAA GTATATGTCCATAAGGTGAAACAATTAGCCGGGACTCCGAAGATTAACATATTGACAGTGTCTCTTAACACTATGCTTACTAACAGATTCGGCGGCAACATTAAAATTACCACCCAGAAGGTGCCAAA GAAATACAGAAGGATGAACTATGAAACAACGGTGCGCGTACGCACAACATCAAACCCAATAATCTTACAAAACGCAACTTCATTTAGTCtgtatacttatttaaagaACATAACTCTCCATTCTAATTTGACGTCAAACTCGACGTCAACGTCAAATTCCAACGCCACATCGAACTCTTCATCGACACCAAACTCTGCATTGACTTCAAACTCTACATCAAAGTTAAACTCTACTTTGACCTCGAACTCTACGTCAACATCAAACTCTTCATCCAATTCGACGTCCTGTACATGGCCACAGCAGAAGCAGATTTTAACATCTGCGATTAATAATACCGTTGATAGACTGggaaataatttcaaattcgTATTAAAAGTTAATAATACAAGGAAAGAGCTTCTAGAATCAAATGGCGATGATTTTGATGAAGGCTCTTCAAGTG GTTTGGATTTAGCCGCAGCTTTAACGGGAACCAGAAGGCTATTGGAACCAAGAAGAAGCAGGCACCATAGAACGAAGCAACGCAGCCACCGCTACCGACCCCGCAACAGACACAAGCACACTCACCAACACAGGAACACACAAaaacatcacaaacatgaacACACGAAGTCTCAAAACCACGAGAGAAAACGCCCGAATATTCACAA GCAAGTAAGagacaagatacataaataTGAGAAGTTGATGGAGAGATTAGAAAGAGGAACAAGAGAGGCCCACCTCAAACCTGATCCATATAGTGTCATAAGCAAAGAGGACCTAAGACACCATCACAGGAAGAAGCACCACAGTAAACGCAGGCACAAACGTAGAAACAGACACCATGGGAGAAAACACag AAATTGGAGAAGAGAAGTAAAAGGAGCTAAGTTATCCAAACTTGATCTTAGTGAGAGCGAAGACGCTAGTTCAGAACCAGAAATGTTCGGAACAAAACGGTTTTCTGTCGTACCCAAGCATGACAAACCGGACGAAACGCCGCCACCGAAACCAGCAGAACCACCGAAGGCTCAACGGTATAAATTCATGAACCCAGCCCTGAGAAGACCCGCTAACCTTGGAAAAAAACCTGAGAATCCTGAGAGTCTAAAGGAAGCAAAACGAGAAGGGAGTTACAAACAAGGAATTTACGTCAAGCCTGTGAAACCTCCAGATAATAAGTCAAATGaagacagtttattagacttagacaatgatgatgatgcgtcCGCATCAGCTAGCACTTTTAACCAGAAGAATGACGCGAGAAAAATGGGTATAAAACTCAaacggcgtcgacgtcgcgccGCAGGTTTTACAACAACAACTTCAGCGGAAAAAATCCGATATCCTATTGACGAAAATCGTTATaacgttataaaattaaatgatctGAAAGTTTCTAAAAAGACAAACGCTTCAGCGGCTTTGAAGTATATTAAAAGGAATATTCTGAGGAAGATTAAGCAGCTGTCCAGAGGCTTGGTGGCGAATTTTAAAAAGTTAGCAAAGAATCTGTCAGTTCCTTCCAATGAGAGTGATGAGTATCAGATCGGAAAGTCTAATATGTTTAAAGCGTTGgggaatttaaattatttaacggATATAACTAATTCGCCGGCTACGGTTTCAATTACTCCTGTAAATTTGTATCCTGATTAA